One genomic segment of Pseudoalteromonas sp. GCY includes these proteins:
- a CDS encoding HAD family hydrolase: MRFQAVLFDFDGTLVDSEALHYQSWMKVLAPYLVTYTEHDFCDEFSGVPTLKTAHILKERHQLAPSARDLCDEKNVVFVATAAEVLPKLMHFAKQVVELTSARCPIALVTGSSKAEALPVLQHYRLLELFSVIVCKDDVEQPKPHPEPYRKALAALNIAPHEAVAIEDTCTGLTSAKEAGLTAVVVPNMHSNKQDLSLADHSFTDLEAVFNWLCPER; this comes from the coding sequence ATGCGTTTTCAGGCAGTTTTATTTGATTTTGACGGTACATTAGTTGATTCAGAAGCACTCCATTACCAAAGTTGGATGAAGGTGTTAGCCCCGTATCTGGTTACTTATACGGAGCATGATTTTTGTGATGAGTTTTCTGGTGTGCCAACGCTTAAAACCGCGCATATTCTTAAAGAAAGGCACCAACTTGCGCCTTCTGCCCGCGATTTATGTGATGAAAAAAATGTTGTCTTTGTCGCAACCGCTGCGGAAGTACTCCCTAAGTTAATGCATTTTGCAAAGCAAGTGGTTGAATTAACCTCAGCGCGTTGTCCAATCGCACTCGTGACAGGAAGTAGCAAAGCAGAAGCGCTTCCTGTTTTACAACATTATCGGTTACTAGAGTTATTCTCTGTCATTGTGTGCAAAGACGATGTCGAACAGCCAAAGCCTCATCCAGAACCTTATCGTAAAGCGCTCGCTGCGCTAAACATTGCGCCACACGAAGCCGTGGCAATAGAAGACACCTGTACAGGACTCACCTCCGCCAAAGAAGCCGGGTTAACCGCGGTTGTCGTGCCAAATATGCACTCTAATAAACAAGATTTAAGTCTTGCTGATCATTCATTTACCGATCTCGAAGCGGTTTTTAACTGGCTTTGCCCTGAAAGATAA
- a CDS encoding TonB-dependent receptor encodes MKAMKRSTLATLINATLFSAVAGTSFSALAEEEQAKKNQLEVIQITARKRVENAQEVPVSVSALQGDNLNAYSSAGMDIRFMNAKIPSLSVESSFGRTFPRFYVRGLGNTDFDLNASQPVSLVVDEVVQENPILKGFPVFDIARIEVLRGPQGTLFGRNTPAGLVKFDTVRPSQEFDGYAAVSYGSRGAVDFEGAVGGSVTDRVSTRISALWQEQEDYIDVKAPGFEKEDSLGGYSEQAVRVQFLYEGDDFNGLLNYHYRDLDGRPIAFRANLIEKGTNNINPLYDNDVVYHDAASRSTQQVETQGLSLKLEWDLSEHTITSITAWESAEIYSRADVDGGYGPNSAGVSGPGLIIFTSETADVIPEHNQYTQELRLSSNFSGDYNYQVGLFLFEEDLMIESYSFDTNGYDAAYAQYGVQNGYAYQDQDTSAWAVFGSFDYTVSDDLKVTAGLRYSDDEKEFYAQRTKNPTPWNGSPDVLDGTANPSDSHVSWDLSATYKLTDDVNLFGRVANGFRAPSVQGRILFGDEVTVAKSETTNSIEAGIKSDVLDGQGRVNATVFYYQMDDQQLTAVGGGSNFNRLVNADKTTGYGFELDTEWVLTDELNATFNLSYNKTELEDNNLAVAVCAQCTVTDPTYIIEGANGPEARAILDGNSLPHAPEWIANATLRYTKELENGEFFVYGDMSYRSEIDFFLYKSVEFEGEALFETGLRAGYMWSEGDNEYEVSAFVRNLFDEQVVIGGVDFNNNTGMLNEARFIGAEFKVKFF; translated from the coding sequence ATGAAAGCAATGAAAAGATCTACGTTAGCTACCCTTATTAATGCTACGTTGTTCTCTGCTGTGGCAGGTACTTCATTTTCTGCACTTGCTGAAGAAGAGCAAGCCAAAAAAAATCAACTAGAAGTTATTCAAATTACCGCACGTAAACGTGTTGAAAACGCGCAGGAAGTACCTGTGTCTGTTTCAGCGCTTCAAGGTGATAACTTGAATGCTTACAGCTCAGCGGGTATGGACATTCGCTTTATGAATGCGAAGATCCCAAGTTTATCAGTAGAATCTTCGTTTGGTCGTACTTTCCCACGTTTTTACGTACGTGGATTAGGTAACACAGACTTCGATCTAAATGCTTCTCAACCTGTATCTTTGGTTGTTGATGAAGTGGTTCAAGAAAACCCTATTCTAAAAGGCTTCCCTGTATTCGATATTGCACGTATTGAAGTATTACGTGGTCCTCAGGGCACGCTATTCGGTCGCAACACGCCAGCAGGTCTTGTTAAATTTGACACAGTTAGACCAAGCCAAGAGTTTGATGGCTATGCTGCTGTTTCTTATGGTAGCCGCGGTGCGGTAGACTTTGAAGGCGCAGTAGGCGGCTCAGTAACTGACCGTGTATCAACGCGTATTTCTGCATTGTGGCAGGAACAAGAAGATTATATCGATGTAAAAGCGCCAGGCTTCGAGAAAGAAGATTCTCTAGGTGGTTACAGCGAGCAAGCTGTTCGTGTTCAATTCCTATATGAAGGCGATGATTTTAACGGCCTACTTAACTACCACTATCGCGACTTAGATGGTCGTCCAATTGCATTTCGTGCGAATCTAATCGAGAAAGGCACAAACAATATTAACCCATTGTACGATAACGATGTGGTTTATCACGATGCGGCTTCTCGTTCAACGCAGCAAGTAGAGACTCAAGGTTTAAGTTTAAAGCTTGAATGGGATTTATCTGAGCATACTATAACATCAATTACTGCTTGGGAAAGTGCTGAAATCTACTCTCGTGCAGACGTTGATGGTGGTTACGGCCCAAATAGTGCTGGCGTTTCAGGTCCTGGTTTGATTATTTTCACTTCTGAAACAGCTGATGTTATTCCTGAGCACAACCAATATACGCAAGAGCTTCGTTTATCAAGCAACTTCTCTGGCGACTATAACTATCAGGTAGGTCTTTTCTTATTTGAAGAAGATCTCATGATTGAAAGCTACAGCTTCGATACGAATGGTTATGATGCTGCGTATGCCCAATATGGCGTGCAAAATGGTTACGCTTACCAAGATCAAGATACATCGGCATGGGCGGTATTCGGCTCTTTTGATTACACTGTATCTGATGATTTAAAAGTAACTGCTGGTCTGCGTTATTCTGACGATGAGAAAGAGTTTTATGCTCAGCGTACTAAAAACCCAACGCCTTGGAATGGTTCTCCTGACGTACTTGATGGCACCGCTAATCCAAGCGATAGCCACGTAAGTTGGGATTTAAGTGCCACTTACAAGCTAACTGATGACGTAAACTTGTTTGGTCGCGTGGCTAACGGTTTCCGTGCACCAAGTGTTCAAGGTCGTATTTTGTTCGGTGATGAAGTGACTGTCGCTAAGTCAGAAACTACCAACTCGATTGAGGCTGGTATTAAGTCTGATGTACTTGATGGCCAAGGCCGCGTAAACGCGACGGTATTTTACTATCAGATGGATGACCAACAGCTAACGGCTGTAGGTGGTGGATCGAATTTCAACCGCTTAGTGAATGCTGATAAAACAACTGGTTATGGTTTCGAACTCGATACAGAGTGGGTGTTAACGGATGAGCTAAATGCAACGTTTAACCTAAGCTATAACAAAACTGAGTTGGAAGATAATAACTTAGCAGTAGCTGTTTGTGCGCAGTGTACCGTGACGGACCCAACCTATATAATTGAGGGTGCTAACGGTCCAGAAGCTCGAGCAATTTTGGACGGTAACAGCCTACCTCACGCTCCTGAGTGGATTGCAAACGCAACTCTTCGCTACACGAAAGAGTTAGAAAACGGCGAGTTCTTCGTATATGGTGACATGTCTTACCGTAGCGAGATCGACTTCTTCTTGTATAAATCAGTAGAGTTTGAAGGTGAAGCGTTGTTTGAAACAGGTCTACGTGCTGGTTATATGTGGTCTGAAGGCGATAACGAATATGAAGTATCTGCTTTTGTTCGTAACCTATTTGACGAGCAAGTGGTTATCGGTGGTGTAGATTTCAATAACAACACCGGTATGCTAAATGAAGCACGCTTCATTGGTGCTGAATTCAAAGTGAAATTCTTCTAA
- the sixA gene encoding phosphohistidine phosphatase SixA, with translation MKTILIMRHGEAEPMQADDASRNLTEHGLKQAKDMGLWLKQYFEIDAALISPFTRAQQTAEQVLALQTPKFVETCSDIVPSGSAHTAIDYLETLISMYPTHQTWILVAHMPIVSYLVDRLCPDTMPIFSTAAVAIIEYNEQTGRAEFTSMQLP, from the coding sequence ATGAAGACTATCTTGATAATGCGTCATGGTGAGGCTGAGCCTATGCAGGCTGATGATGCGAGTAGAAACTTAACCGAGCATGGCCTAAAGCAAGCCAAGGATATGGGGCTGTGGTTGAAACAGTACTTTGAGATAGATGCCGCTTTAATCAGTCCGTTTACCAGAGCGCAGCAAACCGCGGAGCAAGTGCTTGCACTTCAAACTCCCAAATTTGTTGAAACCTGTTCAGACATAGTACCGAGTGGATCCGCACACACGGCTATCGATTATTTAGAAACACTTATCTCTATGTATCCAACACACCAAACCTGGATTTTAGTCGCACATATGCCAATAGTTAGTTACTTGGTAGACCGTTTGTGCCCGGATACAATGCCTATCTTCTCGACTGCCGCGGTAGCTATAATTGAATACAATGAACAGACTGGCCGCGCTGAATTCACATCGATGCAGTTACCTTAA
- a CDS encoding insulinase family protein: MKLSNNDSRQYQLLTLDNGLRVLLINDDSTAKCAVSLTVNVGHFDDPETRQGMAHFLEHMLFLGTAEHPDSGGFSQFISQYGGQSNAWTGTEHSSYYFDCDAEQLDEALERFSQFFVSPLLSESDTEKEREAIDAEFKMKIKDDGRRIYQVHKETINPQHPFAKFSVGTRDTLADRNGNIASELRAFFNQYYQAQWMTLVIAAPQPLATLATFCSPFTKIVGSKAQKPAIQAPMYREQDLQLELQIKPRKHMQKLIVSFAMPNPTDLYRHKSVSFLAHLLGYEGKGSLYSILKSQGWINALSAGGGITGSNFRDFNISFALTDEGIEYYEDIVEMLFEYIALIKQNTAALPRLYQDKSTLLDIAFDNQEVGRMLDWVNSISVNMHHYEEEDFLYGDYRMDGFSQEQHEKLLMHLCPTNMRLVLIHPNVEVNKKAKWYNTPYSVSPIAKDWIESLYNVHMPLPQMSLPLINPYLSAKNPLHDVESEQDTPIRLADQPGFEFWFKQDLTFRVTKGHFYLEIDSAPSVTCHKHMALSRLFADLFMDAVAERFYSAELAGLSYHINSHQGGLTLHTAGLTGNQITLVLELVEALLNQPIHAARFAEYKKQLIRHWKNHNKNKPVSELFSRLGAHLMPWNPSPEDLASALKSASFNEFQLFRKQFFSAIHVKAFMHGNWQLKHAEKLKTSVHGLFSSSEILEDLKRPLNELTKLTEQHIEREGSDYAFIEYFQSRTDSVKEKVTMMAINNLINQDYFEQLRTKEQLGYLVGAGYAPFNTRAGIAFYIQSPNFDSEHLLARHNQFLKHFSKQLHQLDEVSWQRSKESLLLHISEQDKNLRLRAQRLWISITNDFHQFDMQQRLIQALADLELEDILTYIDKMLEPNAPRLILKCN; the protein is encoded by the coding sequence TTGAAACTGAGTAATAATGATAGTCGGCAGTACCAATTACTAACACTGGACAATGGTCTTAGAGTCTTGTTGATCAATGACGATTCAACTGCTAAGTGCGCCGTATCATTAACAGTTAATGTCGGCCACTTTGATGACCCAGAAACGCGTCAAGGGATGGCGCACTTTTTGGAGCATATGCTATTCCTTGGTACTGCAGAGCACCCTGATTCAGGTGGCTTTTCTCAATTTATTAGTCAATATGGTGGTCAAAGCAACGCATGGACAGGTACTGAGCATTCAAGCTATTACTTTGACTGCGACGCCGAACAACTAGACGAAGCGTTAGAACGCTTTAGCCAATTCTTTGTGTCTCCACTACTGAGCGAAAGCGATACCGAAAAAGAGCGTGAAGCTATCGATGCCGAGTTTAAGATGAAAATCAAAGATGATGGCCGTCGCATCTATCAAGTTCATAAAGAAACTATCAATCCTCAGCATCCTTTTGCCAAGTTTTCTGTTGGTACCCGAGACACTCTCGCAGATCGTAATGGTAATATCGCCAGTGAATTACGAGCGTTTTTCAATCAATACTATCAGGCCCAATGGATGACTTTGGTGATAGCTGCACCACAACCGCTGGCTACACTTGCGACCTTTTGCTCACCTTTTACAAAAATTGTTGGCAGCAAAGCGCAAAAACCAGCGATCCAAGCGCCTATGTACCGAGAACAAGACCTGCAGCTAGAACTGCAAATAAAGCCTAGAAAACATATGCAAAAACTTATTGTCAGTTTTGCTATGCCCAACCCTACCGATTTATACCGCCATAAAAGTGTGAGCTTTTTAGCCCATTTGTTAGGGTATGAAGGTAAAGGCTCACTGTATTCTATCCTCAAGTCACAAGGTTGGATCAATGCACTATCGGCAGGTGGTGGGATCACGGGCAGTAATTTCAGAGATTTTAATATCAGCTTTGCACTTACCGATGAAGGGATTGAATACTATGAAGACATAGTGGAAATGCTGTTCGAGTACATCGCATTAATTAAGCAAAATACCGCCGCACTACCACGCCTTTATCAAGACAAAAGTACTTTACTGGATATCGCGTTCGATAACCAAGAAGTCGGCCGCATGTTAGACTGGGTAAATTCAATCAGCGTGAATATGCACCACTATGAGGAAGAAGATTTTCTCTATGGTGATTATCGCATGGATGGCTTTTCTCAAGAGCAGCACGAAAAACTACTGATGCATTTGTGCCCTACCAATATGCGCCTTGTGCTTATCCACCCTAACGTGGAGGTAAATAAAAAGGCCAAGTGGTACAACACACCATACAGTGTCTCGCCAATAGCCAAAGATTGGATTGAGTCGCTCTATAATGTGCATATGCCTTTGCCACAAATGTCGCTGCCACTAATTAATCCATACCTCAGCGCAAAAAATCCACTTCATGATGTAGAGAGTGAACAGGATACGCCGATCCGTCTAGCTGATCAGCCTGGATTTGAATTTTGGTTTAAGCAGGATTTGACTTTTAGAGTCACCAAAGGGCATTTTTATCTCGAAATAGATTCCGCCCCGTCCGTCACCTGTCACAAGCATATGGCACTCTCTCGCCTGTTTGCCGATCTCTTTATGGATGCGGTCGCTGAGCGTTTTTATAGCGCAGAATTAGCAGGGCTTAGTTATCATATTAATTCCCATCAAGGTGGCTTAACACTTCACACCGCAGGGCTTACTGGTAATCAAATCACCTTGGTTTTAGAGCTAGTCGAGGCGCTACTGAATCAACCAATCCATGCAGCTCGCTTTGCGGAATATAAAAAGCAACTTATCCGCCATTGGAAGAATCACAATAAGAATAAGCCTGTTAGCGAACTGTTTAGCCGACTTGGTGCGCATTTAATGCCCTGGAACCCAAGTCCTGAAGACTTAGCCAGCGCACTTAAAAGTGCTAGCTTTAACGAATTTCAACTATTTCGAAAGCAGTTTTTTTCAGCCATTCATGTCAAAGCTTTCATGCATGGCAACTGGCAACTAAAACATGCTGAAAAATTAAAAACATCAGTGCACGGGCTATTTTCAAGTAGCGAAATTTTAGAAGATTTAAAACGTCCCTTAAACGAGTTGACGAAATTAACGGAACAACATATCGAACGCGAAGGCAGTGATTATGCCTTCATTGAATATTTTCAATCACGTACCGATTCCGTTAAAGAAAAAGTCACCATGATGGCGATTAATAATCTCATTAATCAAGATTATTTTGAGCAATTAAGAACAAAGGAACAACTTGGTTATTTAGTTGGCGCTGGGTATGCACCATTCAATACACGTGCAGGTATCGCTTTTTATATTCAATCTCCCAACTTTGATAGTGAACACCTACTTGCACGACACAACCAATTTCTTAAGCACTTTTCCAAACAATTGCATCAGCTCGATGAAGTGAGTTGGCAACGTTCGAAAGAAAGCTTGTTGCTACATATATCGGAGCAAGACAAAAATCTAAGGCTAAGGGCGCAGCGTTTGTGGATTTCAATTACCAATGACTTTCACCAGTTTGATATGCAACAAAGATTAATCCAAGCTTTGGCCGACTTGGAATTAGAAGACATCCTTACTTATATAGATAAGATGTTAGAGCCAAATGCTCCACGACTGATTTTAAAGTGTAATTAG
- a CDS encoding putative bifunctional diguanylate cyclase/phosphodiesterase, whose amino-acid sequence MSLKIKTITINALLLSLTPHVIYASDTSVLTGAQLAWLVPCVIALLSIPYLVWSNHQLKKSTLQLKHSEQRFKSTIEGSGDTLWDWNIQSGEIVRINDKYGMNSAKPGSVIPNQHRIHPQDLLIVEKLMKQHFAEKTPFFEASYRIKDELGQYHWVLDRGKIIEKDANLNPLRMTGTVRDISHFKSTEERLNLFAKCVESLTDAIAIYDRHYNLVDLNPSYLKLFGGQREHYLNKHFSLPGYDNKFVAQVKAQLKQTEHWQEELKLRNAADVLLPIEITIDEIKNNHGQISNYVVVYSDLTERKKAESQLHNLSNRDRTTGLPNRNLFFTNLQKLSLQGTHHALLVFDLDNFKKINDSLGHQLGDTLLAKLAMRLNKLARQQDTFYRLGGDEFALVISGTNDIHTITRTAKQFLAAIATPFKIANHELVITSSVGIVLCPEDGKSPESLLKNADTAMYHAKQKGNHYLFFNDSMNEQAVKRLQIENLMRYGLKEDHFVVYYQPKMNIKTGELVGMEALVRFITPKKGVISPGVFIPIAEETGQIIEIGEVVLDKACRDVKRWIDKGLFNGRVAVNLSAKQFSLPDLTTRIDIILQKNQLPSYFLELEITEGTVMDDPKEAISIMRSLSARGIHLAMDDFGTGYSSLAYLKQFPLNTLKVDKAFIDDMGNERGRNMVDSIVTIAHNLDLHVVAEGVENEEQLNILEQLNCQTVQGYYYSKPLSSREFEQFLKQHTPSEKPNLQLVQ is encoded by the coding sequence ATGAGCCTAAAAATAAAAACAATAACAATCAATGCACTACTTTTATCACTGACTCCGCATGTAATTTACGCCAGTGACACAAGTGTATTAACAGGTGCCCAGTTAGCTTGGCTCGTACCATGCGTGATTGCTCTGCTCAGCATTCCTTACTTAGTTTGGTCAAATCACCAACTCAAAAAATCCACTCTTCAACTTAAGCACTCAGAACAACGATTTAAAAGTACGATTGAAGGCAGTGGCGATACGCTATGGGACTGGAATATTCAATCAGGTGAGATTGTTCGGATCAACGACAAATACGGCATGAACTCTGCGAAGCCTGGAAGCGTCATCCCCAACCAGCATAGGATCCACCCACAAGACCTATTAATCGTTGAAAAGCTGATGAAACAGCACTTCGCAGAAAAGACACCATTCTTTGAAGCAAGCTATCGTATTAAAGATGAATTAGGCCAGTATCACTGGGTGTTAGACCGAGGCAAAATTATCGAGAAAGATGCTAACCTCAATCCCTTAAGAATGACTGGTACGGTTCGCGATATCAGCCACTTTAAGAGCACCGAGGAAAGGCTAAACCTGTTTGCAAAATGTGTTGAATCACTTACTGACGCGATCGCAATTTATGACCGACACTATAATTTGGTCGACCTAAATCCGAGCTACCTTAAATTATTTGGTGGTCAACGAGAACATTATCTAAATAAACATTTTAGCTTACCAGGCTATGACAATAAGTTTGTTGCTCAGGTAAAGGCTCAGCTTAAACAAACAGAGCATTGGCAAGAAGAGCTCAAACTTCGTAATGCGGCAGACGTACTCTTACCAATCGAAATTACGATTGATGAAATTAAAAATAACCACGGTCAGATCAGTAACTATGTGGTTGTTTACTCTGATTTAACCGAGCGTAAAAAAGCAGAGTCTCAACTCCACAATTTATCTAATCGCGATCGTACGACAGGTCTTCCCAATCGCAATCTGTTCTTTACCAATTTACAAAAGTTGTCATTACAAGGGACGCACCATGCTCTACTTGTCTTTGACTTAGATAACTTTAAAAAGATCAACGATTCGCTAGGCCACCAGTTAGGTGATACGCTACTTGCGAAACTGGCAATGCGGCTAAATAAACTTGCTCGCCAACAAGATACCTTCTACCGACTAGGTGGTGACGAATTTGCACTGGTGATTTCAGGCACCAATGATATTCACACTATTACACGTACAGCAAAACAATTTCTAGCGGCGATTGCGACACCTTTTAAAATTGCTAATCACGAGTTAGTGATCACCTCTTCTGTTGGAATTGTACTGTGCCCTGAAGATGGTAAGTCTCCTGAAAGTCTGCTGAAAAATGCAGATACGGCTATGTATCATGCTAAACAAAAGGGTAACCATTATTTATTCTTTAATGATTCCATGAACGAGCAAGCGGTTAAGCGTCTGCAAATTGAAAACCTGATGCGTTATGGTCTGAAAGAAGATCACTTTGTTGTCTACTATCAGCCAAAAATGAATATTAAAACCGGCGAGCTGGTTGGCATGGAAGCGCTAGTCCGTTTCATTACCCCAAAAAAGGGGGTGATAAGTCCTGGTGTATTCATCCCTATCGCAGAAGAAACCGGACAGATCATCGAAATTGGTGAAGTCGTTTTAGACAAAGCATGCCGTGATGTGAAGCGCTGGATTGATAAAGGACTGTTCAATGGCAGAGTTGCGGTTAATTTATCAGCAAAACAGTTTAGCTTGCCGGATCTCACCACTCGTATCGACATTATCTTGCAAAAAAATCAACTTCCTTCTTATTTTCTTGAGTTAGAAATCACAGAAGGAACGGTGATGGACGATCCAAAAGAAGCAATTTCGATAATGCGCTCACTTAGTGCTAGAGGGATACACTTAGCCATGGACGACTTTGGTACTGGCTATTCGTCACTGGCTTATCTCAAGCAATTTCCGCTGAATACACTCAAGGTCGATAAGGCATTTATCGATGATATGGGTAACGAGCGCGGTAGAAACATGGTGGACTCTATTGTCACTATCGCGCATAACTTGGATCTTCACGTTGTTGCTGAAGGGGTTGAAAATGAAGAACAACTCAATATTTTAGAGCAGCTAAACTGCCAAACAGTTCAGGGCTATTACTATTCAAAACCGCTTTCAAGCAGGGAATTTGAACAATTTTTAAAGCAACACACCCCGAGTGAAAAGCCAAACCTACAGCTCGTGCAATAG
- a CDS encoding MmcQ/YjbR family DNA-binding protein: MDQKSVHEYLQAKPATFITKPFAQDVDVYKVQHKMFATLTEGKEGQVDENGEPVWWLNVKCDPDEALLLRDKYSSVVPGYHMNKRLWNTVILDGTIPEDEIKKMIDDSYQIVVDNLPTAQREELASKVTQR, from the coding sequence ATGGATCAGAAAAGCGTACATGAATATTTGCAGGCCAAGCCTGCAACCTTTATCACTAAGCCTTTTGCGCAAGACGTAGATGTGTACAAAGTTCAGCATAAAATGTTTGCAACTCTAACTGAGGGGAAGGAGGGGCAAGTAGATGAAAATGGTGAACCTGTTTGGTGGTTAAATGTAAAATGCGACCCTGACGAAGCATTATTGCTTAGAGACAAGTATTCGTCTGTTGTGCCTGGTTATCACATGAATAAGCGTCTTTGGAACACCGTCATCTTAGATGGCACTATTCCAGAAGACGAAATAAAGAAAATGATCGATGATTCTTATCAAATCGTCGTAGATAACCTACCGACCGCACAACGTGAAGAACTTGCTAGCAAAGTCACGCAACGTTAA
- a CDS encoding 6-phosphofructokinase, which translates to MTKRIAVLTSGGDAPGMNSAIRAITLSALRSGFQCLGFFHGYNGLINQEYTELSAVSVTDITQLGGTILKSARCPAMLEPSGVLQAANALRKIHIDVLIVIGGDGSFRGMQALAAQWQGQLIGIPGTIDNDLSGCDNTIGFSTAINTATSAIDKIRDTANAFERVFITEVMGRHNGHIAYHVGIATGAEAIISFENCMAENTSQVLAHLKNAIEQQHKHGSFLIILAENLWPGGAQALKTELNSNADINCALCVLGHIQRGGAPSVEDRMLATELGIAAVEVINGSIKANNDVATPVMVGKIHGAIVITEVEKVLNMDKPVSQEWVQRYQHYLAEQ; encoded by the coding sequence ATGACGAAAAGGATAGCAGTACTGACAAGTGGCGGCGATGCGCCGGGTATGAACTCAGCGATTAGGGCTATCACGTTAAGTGCCCTGAGGTCTGGATTTCAGTGCTTAGGCTTTTTTCATGGTTACAATGGTCTAATTAATCAAGAGTACACCGAGCTAAGTGCGGTTTCCGTCACCGATATCACCCAACTTGGTGGCACAATTCTAAAAAGTGCCCGCTGCCCTGCGATGCTAGAACCCTCAGGCGTACTTCAAGCCGCAAACGCCCTGAGAAAGATCCATATTGACGTACTTATCGTGATTGGTGGTGACGGCTCGTTTAGGGGAATGCAGGCGCTAGCAGCTCAGTGGCAAGGTCAGCTAATTGGTATTCCCGGTACTATAGATAACGACCTTTCGGGGTGTGACAACACCATTGGTTTTTCCACAGCCATCAATACTGCCACCTCCGCAATAGATAAAATCCGCGATACCGCAAATGCCTTTGAACGAGTTTTTATCACCGAGGTGATGGGTCGTCATAACGGGCATATAGCTTACCATGTGGGCATTGCGACAGGTGCTGAGGCTATCATTTCATTTGAAAACTGCATGGCAGAGAATACCTCTCAGGTCTTAGCTCATCTCAAAAATGCCATAGAGCAGCAACATAAGCACGGCAGCTTTTTGATTATACTGGCCGAAAATCTATGGCCTGGCGGCGCTCAAGCGCTTAAAACAGAGTTAAATAGCAATGCCGATATCAATTGCGCACTTTGCGTGTTAGGGCATATTCAACGAGGTGGGGCACCATCTGTTGAAGATCGAATGCTCGCCACGGAATTAGGGATAGCGGCCGTGGAAGTGATTAATGGTAGCATCAAAGCAAACAATGATGTTGCGACGCCTGTTATGGTAGGAAAAATACATGGTGCAATTGTAATTACTGAAGTCGAGAAAGTGCTGAATATGGATAAACCAGTATCACAGGAATGGGTGCAACGATATCAGCACTACCTCGCCGAGCAATAA